The following DNA comes from Deltaproteobacteria bacterium PRO3.
AAAGAATTTGGTTCATAAAAGGTAGAATTAAGCCCATTTTGGTCATTTAATGCATCCAGCAGGAAATGGCTCCACTCGTGGGCCCAGGCATCGGGCCCGGCATCGGCCGGGAGCGAGAGGGTGTCGGTCTCGACCCGGTAGCTCCCTCCCGGGGTCCGATCGGGGCCTGAGGCGATGGGTTGAAAAATCCTAATTTGGGGTGGGAGGGGGAGGCCTTGGCGGTGGTAGTCCCGGGCCCAGGCGCCGAGTTGGAGGAGGGCCTTCGGGTCGACCCCGGCCTCCAAGTCGACCGAGACAAAGTAGCCCAAGGCCCGAGCCAGCTCCCCGCGCTCCCCCTCCGTCAAAGCAGCCCCCTCCATTCTGTACCAAGTTTTTAGGGAGGGGCTCTTCGCCTCGAGGAAGAGGGGATCGCCCCAGACATCGGGGAAGGGGAGGCGCCGGCAGCCCCGAGCCGGCCCCCCCTCTCGAAAGAGCCGGTTCAGGGTCCGGCCGAACTCCAGGTCCCCCCGCGCCTTCGCCGTGCGCTCGAGGGCCAGCCAGCCACCCGCCCCCAAGTCTCGGGACCCCAGATGGGCCAGCAGGCGCCTTCGGACTTCCGGGGCGGCATGGAGTACTCGAGTCCCCAGGGCGTAACCGCCCCAGGCCCCTCGGCCGTCCCGGCGCAGTAGTCCTTCGAAGGCGCCTCGGTAGAAGGCCGCCAGGCTCGCCTCCACCGCCGGGGCCTCGGCCTCCTTCCCGCTCCAGATCTCGATAAAGTGGTCTTGGGGACCGGGGAGGCCGTCCCCGTCATCCTGAACCAGGCGCAGTGCGGTTTGTCGTCGGTGAAAGGCCTCGATCCCGAACTCCATCGCCGCCCCCTACATCCCGTAGCTGACGGGCCCGTAACCCGGGACGCTGACATAGCCCTGAGAATTATCCGAGGTGGAGTTGCCCGCGCTATAGGACGTCGACCAGAAGCGGTCCCCGCCGCCCGAGCCGCCGACCCGGCCATAGTTTCCGCTGCGGGGGTCGTACCAGTAGTAGCCCGGCGCCGGGACATAACCCAGGGCCCGGCTGACCGCGATGAGCTGGGGCACGCTTAAGGCCCGTCCGTTGACAATGACCCCCGTCCCCGCCAGGGCGGGGCGCGCCAAGACGCCAAGGGTCAGGGTGATTCCCAAGAAAAGCAAGGTCGCTAATTTTTTCATCATAGATCCTCCTGGGAGGATCCTATTCCAAATTGAATGCCAAAAAAGCATACATTTAATATTATGAAATTATTATATTTTTCATATTAAATCGGGATAATTCAAATAAATGGATATTATTTATCCATTATTGATCCCGAAAGGCCGAGTCTTAACCCCAGCTCCCAGGGGGCGAGATCCGTCTCGACCCAGGCAGCGATCAGGCGGTCCATCCATTGGACCTTTTCCAAGCGCCGCCGCTCGACCTTCGGCAGGTGCTTGGTCTGGACCTCCCGAAGCCAGGCCTGCATGGCCCGCATGTAGTCCAAGTCCCAAGTCCGGACCTCCGCCGACAGCCGGGGCGGGGCCGGCGTCTCGGCGCCGAGCATAAGGACCAACTGGCGGCTGAAGGTCTCCCAAAGCCGCTGGGTGGAGATGGGGTCCAGGCCGGTCGACGGATTCCGGAGGGGGAGTCTTTCCGGGTCCCGCAGCAAATGGTTCAAGACCCCTTCGAGGCCCTCAAGGATGGAGGCGGGGGAGAGCTCCTGCCAGCGATCGAGGTCGTGGGCCGGACCTGGCGGGGAAGCGGGGTCCGGCGGACGCGTGTAGGCATAAGCAAAGGTCTCCGCCAGGTCCTCGCCCATCTTCAAGTCTCGGGCCAGGGGCGAGGACCCCAGCCGACAATAGGCGGCGGGGTAGGTGGAGACGTGTTCCCAGAGGCCGCAGCGGGCGGGATCGAAGAGCAGCTCGCCGCCGGCCCTAAGCGGGGCCAGGTAATCGTCGTTTGGCCCGTGGCGGTCGTCCAAGAGGTCCATCAGGAAGTGTCCCGCCTCGTGGGCCCAGGTCACGGTTAGTTGGGGATTGCGGCTGACCAGGGAGAGCGTGTCCATGGCCTTGTCGTAGGTCCCGGCGGTGTAGATCTCTTCCGCCTCCGGTCTCGACCCTACTGGAATGGCGTCGCCGTGGAGCACCAGGCGCGGCGGCAGGGGCAGGCCCCGCTCGCGGAATTGCTCGGCCTCGCTCAGGACCTGCCCAAGGCCCGGGGCATCGAAGGGGCCTTGCCACTCCACCGAGACGAAGAGGGCGAGGGCCCGCGCCAGGCTTAAGTCCGGTCGCTCCGGGGCGTAGCTCCAACCGACCTGCGCCCAGGTCCGGGCGGTGGGGCCCTCCTTCGGAAAAAAGATGCCGTCCCCCGAGTCGTCGGCGACGGGGAGTTCGAGGTAGTCCTGCGCGCGGTGCCGATCGAGGAAGAGCCGGTGCAGGGCCCGGCCGAAGGCGCCGCGCCCGCGGGCCTTCGCGCTGCGCTCCATCTCCCATACCATCAAGGCGGGGGCACGGGCTTTTCGCAGCAGGCCGAGCAGGCGGTCCTGGGCGTCCACGGATTGGTAGGCGAAATAGGTCGCGAGGAAGTAGGCGGGATCCGGCGCCGGCGGGGCCTTGACTGCGCCCCGCCCCGGCTGTCGGGACTTCGGCGCCGTTGCCGCGCCGCGGGCGGCGAGGCTGCGCCGCAGCCCCTCCCAGGCCTCCGGGCTGAAGTCCTCCCGCAGGGCGGCGAAATCCTCGAGGCGGCTGAGCGGCGGCGTCATCGGCCCCTCCTACTCTTCCGCTTCGCCTTCGGCCTCCGCCTCGGCGTCGGCCGGGTCCTCGCCCTCGAAGACGATCTCGCCCGGACTGGTCCGGCAGGTGCCGTTGTCGCAGAAATTGATTCCGCCGCCGCAGTCCGAGCTGGTGACGCAAGATTTCTCGCTGCCGCAGCCCAGGGCGAAGAGGGTCAGGGCGCCGAAGACGCCGAAGAGGATGAAGGGTTTCATAGTGCCTCCCGTATCGCTTGGGGATGATTCCCCAAAAAAAATTTCCGCGACCGCCTTAAGGACAGGCCGGCAGGGGCGGGCCCGGCAGCGGTTCTTGGACGCCGTCTCCCGTGCAGGTGCCGCCGCCCGTGCCGTCGTTGCGGTTGTAGCTGGTGTCCTTGCTGAAATGCTCCGCGTCGCTGAATTCCCAGGTGCCTCCCTCGGTGATGCCGGGGGCGGTCCCGTTCCAGAGGAAGGTGGTGCCGCAGAGCAGGCCGGTGAAGCTCCCGCCGTTGTTGTCCGTGAAGCTCACGTTGTTGCCCGGCGCGGCCTCGTCGCCGTCCTGGGTGACCGTCAGGACGTCGCCCCCGTTGAAGCAGCCGAAGCTCGGGTTGTCGTCCTGGCAGAGGAAGCTCGAGTTCCAGGTGCCGGCCACGAAGAAGGCCGCTGGGGCGCAGTTGTTGCCGCCGCCCCCGTTGCCACCGCCGCCTCCGAGGCAGGCTGGCAGCAGGGCGAGGCTGAAGAGGATCAGGATATTTCGTTTCATGGGGGCTCCTTATCGGGATCTAGCGTTGCGGTTTCCCGGCGGAGGCGGGAGGTCGGGTCGCCATTTCGCGGGTTTGATTCGCGGGCAGGCTCCTCACTCCTCAGGTCCTCAAATCCGTCCGCAGGGTCCGGAGGCGCTCAGCTCGCTGCGATCGACGCTTAGCGTCTCGAGGTTGGCGCCGAATTCGGCCTCCACCTCGCGTCGATCCGCCGGCGCGCCCGGGAAGTACATGCAGATCTTATTCCCAAGCTGTCGGTAGATCCCATAATAATCTTCGTTGCTGATGCTGCCCGCGACGTCCTTCTGCGTGCTCCAGAAGGCGGCGCCCGGTTGGGGCCGGTTGAAGAGCGGGCTGTTTTGCGTCGCGTCCAGGCCGCCCAGCCGAAAGACCGGGAAGTGCGTCACGCCGGGCCCGGCCGAGTAGGGCTGGCAGCGGTAGTCCGCGGCGTCCATGGCCCCCAGGTCGAAGTCGTGGCGGAAGGCCCCGCAGGAGAGGCGCGGCGTCTGAAAGGCGGCCAGCATCCCGAGCTTCACCGTGGTCGCGGTGGAGGTCTCGTCGAAGTCCGCGCCGCCGACGTCGAAGCCGGGGATGACGAGGCGCACCTGGTCGCCGACCACCGAGTACTGTCCGTTCGTCACGGGCGGGTCGCCGGTGGTGATGAAGGTCCAGACGAAGCCGCCCTGGCCGTCGAATTTCATCTCGTAGAGCGCCCCCGCCGGATCGACGCAGCCGTAGGTGACGCCGGCGTTGTCGGCGACCGTGCCGCCGAAGCCGTCGCAGTCCCCGCCGGCGCCGCCGCCCTGACCACCACCGGGCCCGGGCGCCCCCGCCCCGCCGCAGGCGATCAGGCTCAGGGCGAACGTGGAAACTAAAAAGGCGTGAAGGGTTCTCATCGTGGCCTCCCGTTGGACGCTGGACGCATTTCCGGACGACGCAAAGAATCGTCGCGGCCGCGCCAGCCACACCTCGGTCCCTCTCCTCCCGTCGGGGAGGAGAGGGTGCCCCCAATCCAACCGAGGTGTGTCGAGGCCAAGACATTACAAGCGGGATGCCAAGTGGGGCGGCGATGTTTAGAAGGCGGAAATCCTTGGAGAATGAAAGACGGGGTCCGGAGGCCCGTTTTCAGAATGACTTACGATTAGCCATTTTGCGGGGCAGCAGCGGGGGATTTTTTCCCGAAGCGGGGCGCGATCCCGAAGGCCTGCATCTTGAGGTAGAGGGTGCGGCGGGAGATCTTTAACATTTTGGCCGCCTTCACCTTGTTGCCGCGGACCATGCCGAGGGTGTGGAGGATGGCCTTCTTCTCCAGGTCCTCGATCTGCGGGTCCAGGCCGCGGGCGTAGAGGTCCTGCAGCCCGCCGCCGCCGGCGGCGCTCAAGTGCGGCGAGAGGTGCTCGGCCAGGATCTCGCGCCCGGAGGCCAGGGCCACCAGGCGCCGCGCCTCGTTCTGCAGCTCGCGGATGTTGCCGGGCCAGTCGTAGTTCATCAAGACCTTCATCGCCTCGGGGTGGACCTTCAGGGGGCGCTGTCCGGATTCCTCCGCCAGTTGCGTCAAGAAATGCTCGAGGAGCAGGGGGATGTCCTCGCGGCGCTCGCGCAGCGGGGGCAATTTCAGCTTCATCACGTTGAGGCGGAAGAAGAGGTCTTGGCGGAACTTCTTCTCCTGGACCAGCTGCCAGAGGTCCTTGTTGGAGGCGGAGACGACGCGGACATCGACGCGGCGGTATTGGTTTTCGCCCAGGCGCCGCACCGTCCCCTCCTGCAGGACGCGCAGCAGCTTGGCCTGCAGGGCGGGGGACATCTCGCCCACCTCGTCCAAGAAGACGGTGCCGCCGTGCGCCGCCTCGAAGAGGCCGACCTTGTTGCGCTCGGCGCCGGTGAAGGCCCCGCGGACGTGGCCGAAGAGCTCGCTCTCCAGCAGGGTTTCGGGGAGGGCCGCGCAGTTCTCGGTGACGAAGGGCTTGTCCTTGCGCGGGCCGTTGAAGTGCACGGCCTGGGCGATCAGCTCCTTCCCGGTGCCGGATTCGCCGTAGACGAAGACGTTGATGTTGCTGTCGACGACCTTGTCGAGGCTCTTCAGGACCTCCTTGAGCTTGGGGCTCTCGCCTAAGATCTTGTCGTATTTGTATTTGAGGGAGAGCTCTTGGTTCTGCCGGCGCAGGCCCTCCTCCACGGCCTCCAAGTTGGCGCTGGTGGTCTGAAGGTCGCGCTCCAGGGCCGCGTTGAGCTTTTCGATCAAGGCCTTCGACTGCGTCAATTCGCGGATGGCGCGCTCGTTTTCCTCGTGGAGCCGGGCGTGCTCGAGGGCCAGCGAGGCCTGGTCGGCCAGGGCCTCGAGGAGCGGGAGGTGCTCGGGCGTGAAGACGCCCTGGCGCAGGCGATTGTCCAGGTAGATGAGGCCGCGGGCCTTGGCCCCGGCCTTCAGCGGCACGCAAATCAGGGAGCGCAGCTGCAGTTCCTTCACCGAGGCGGACAGCGAGAAGCGCGCGTCATGCTGCGCGTCAAGGATCACCTGGGAGACGCCTTGACGCAGGACCTCGCGGGCCACGGTGCGGCTGAACTGCATCGCCTCGCTCTCCAGGCTCTTCGGGTCCAGGTTGCGGGCGGCGCGGATCTCGAGGGCGTCCTGCTCGGAGAGGATGACGAAGCCGCGCTCCGCGTCGGTCAGCGCGATCGCGGAGGCGAGGATTTCCTCCAGCAGGGCCTGGCTGTGGTGCTGTTGGAGGATGCGGCGGTTGACGTCGACCCAACGCGCGAAGCTCACGCCGGGGAAGCCGGGCTCTTCGGGCGGCGGCAGGGGGATGTCCTTGGCGGTGGTCTCCTCGCCGGTCTTGCGGCGCGCGGCCTCGAGGGCCTCCAGGCCCCGGCGCAGGCGCTCCTTCTTGCGGTCGCGAAAGAAGCTCTCCCGGTAGGCCTCGGGGACCTCCTGGAGCAGCTCGTTCAAGATCTCCTGGGCGCGGTGGTAGGAGGCCGCCGCCTCGCCCCAGCGCCCCTGCAGGCGCTCCAAGTCGCCGAAGTCGACGTGGACCTGCCAGAGGACGTTGGTCGCCGCGCGCCCGGCGGCGTCCTCCCGGACCCTTTCCAGGGTGCCGGCGATCCAAGGCTCGCGGTGCCGACCTTCGCCGATCGCGGTCCTCGCCCGCAGCCACTCCGCCTGCAGCAGGTACTTCGGCTCGTCGGCCGCCTCGGCGGCGCGCCGCAATTCGTCGAGGGCCGCCTCCGCCTCGGCCGCGCGGCCGCGGCCCGCCTCGAAGTGGGCCCGGGCGAGCAGGGTTTGCAGCCGCGCCTCCGTCTCGCCCAGGGCCTCGGCTTCCTCCAGGGCCTGGCGGAGGTAGTCCTCGACCTTTTCCGGATTGCCGCGCCCCTCCTCGGCCACCGTCATGAGGTAAAGATTGTAGGCGATCAGGGGCTTGAGCCCCTGCTGCCGCGCCAGGTCCAGCGAGCGGATCAAGGCCCCCTCCGCCTCGTGCCAGCGCCCGAA
Coding sequences within:
- a CDS encoding GAF domain-containing protein, encoding MTTAQRIADRYEIVRTLGEGAQGTVYLARDLSRNGRPVALKTYARGGPERERAFRRECEVLHQLRHPHIARLEDWGETGDCLYHVTEYVEGRDLVREARTRDWNAVFQLIVQAAWALGEIHERGILHRDLKPENLLVGRIHEREAEGVPERLRLKLIDFGLALGPGEASAAPAGSLPYMAPEVLAGAAYDHRADLYSFGVVLYHLALGKLPSLPGGSFADYLEALSEGSLDLEVLRGGEVPRGVVECIRRLVLPDPERRLGSAAEVIRCLNHYEREQFPTATPPPQVVLPPRPTEAPTLKPAPGAPPEQILKTLLELSRAGKKREALAFAEPLLPQLYQWRNASLVADFLATLIYLLAESGRIAEAQGLLSRLYEHPALKAQPNLEYYLTGAYLAFRQGRRREAKALLEKAPEALLRKAPAAKRARFENYLGLCAQAERDFVQAALHFERAAEHAHEAKRRDQEASFSANAAALYFEQNRWAKAYLLYQSALGLARELHNRSLEASILNNLGNLYLYFGRWHEAEGALIRSLDLARQQGLKPLIAYNLYLMTVAEEGRGNPEKVEDYLRQALEEAEALGETEARLQTLLARAHFEAGRGRAAEAEAALDELRRAAEAADEPKYLLQAEWLRARTAIGEGRHREPWIAGTLERVREDAAGRAATNVLWQVHVDFGDLERLQGRWGEAAASYHRAQEILNELLQEVPEAYRESFFRDRKKERLRRGLEALEAARRKTGEETTAKDIPLPPPEEPGFPGVSFARWVDVNRRILQQHHSQALLEEILASAIALTDAERGFVILSEQDALEIRAARNLDPKSLESEAMQFSRTVAREVLRQGVSQVILDAQHDARFSLSASVKELQLRSLICVPLKAGAKARGLIYLDNRLRQGVFTPEHLPLLEALADQASLALEHARLHEENERAIRELTQSKALIEKLNAALERDLQTTSANLEAVEEGLRRQNQELSLKYKYDKILGESPKLKEVLKSLDKVVDSNINVFVYGESGTGKELIAQAVHFNGPRKDKPFVTENCAALPETLLESELFGHVRGAFTGAERNKVGLFEAAHGGTVFLDEVGEMSPALQAKLLRVLQEGTVRRLGENQYRRVDVRVVSASNKDLWQLVQEKKFRQDLFFRLNVMKLKLPPLRERREDIPLLLEHFLTQLAEESGQRPLKVHPEAMKVLMNYDWPGNIRELQNEARRLVALASGREILAEHLSPHLSAAGGGGLQDLYARGLDPQIEDLEKKAILHTLGMVRGNKVKAAKMLKISRRTLYLKMQAFGIAPRFGKKSPAAAPQNG